TGTAATTCACGTCTTCCTGGAGTTGATCAGattgagttttttgaaaaaatttagggCCGATAACATACATTATTGACACATCTTCCTTGGAATTAGagttctcttttctctttttatcttGTAGTAAATTACCTTGAATGATacatagtttttttcttttttttttttttttttttttttttttttttttttttgagaatctgaaTGATACATAGTTATATtgtgtgtaacttgaacctattttgtgtatatatatcattattGATTTCAACTTTGGAAAGTCACTAACAACAACATGCCttcataataaataattacaatgCTTAATcccttgaaaaaaaatattaagtggcaGTTTATAGtcatcatattatatatatatatatatatatattttttttttttttgaaaaaagtgtTGAATGTCGTTACTATTTTTcctaatatattttcaattatcaATTGTGATGGAAAAAAAAGAGCTCACATAATTTTTACTGAAAACATTATATTATCTGAGCAATACTTAAATGTGAGGGCATAAAGGCcctggtcttttttttttttcctttttttttgtgaatcaAACATAACCAATGGGTGGATATATAAATCTCACAAACAAccgaaaattattttatcaaacGCTGGTCTCCCACATATATTCTACATTTGCTAATAATGGATCTCGTGTGAAATTGGCATTTAAGATCACATAACAAGGCTGTAATGCGTGCACTGCTTTCACTCCAAATCTTAAGGTCATAAAGAAAGTTGATACATATTATTAAGGCATATGTAGCTATAAACATAACCTAAAATCTTGCACAATATATAATTTCCACTTTCACGTCCCATATGCATTTCCAAACAACTTCAATCAATTAGTGTGTTGCTTTTAAAAGTCCCCAAAGGGGAATCGAGTCAATCGACACCCATCGTTTTACTCTAGAGTCCTCTAACCCAAATCCCTATTAAAGTCACCGAGGACCAAACACCATATCACGTTCATGTGTGTGTACGTAGTGTAGTGATACACAATGTCTGGTAAGTTTTGAATATGCGAGGACTAAAATGATGTGGTTGTTGAGTGGATGAGATATTCACGGAATTTATGAAGGAATTCAACGTCAAAGGATGATTATTGATGTAATTAAAGGACCCAACTTAGAAGAGGACACGTGTCATCCTCTTATAAAGAAATAGTGGGCAAAAAGAATCTGCTTTTTGGTCCCTCTGTGCTTACTCATCTTAAGTAACAGCTGTTTCAATTTTTCCGCGATGCATGCTTTCGGATATGCGAACTCGTTGCCCAACACATATTTGGGACAAGTTGGCAACCCAGCAAGTGATGCCCCCTAcaaagtttatataaatatatatattggtaacCCTTCAGCCATTACCCTTGCACAAACTACAAATCTCCACACTAGTACTCAGATAGAGAGAGATGGAAAGCCTATCTTCTAAACAATTCTTTGCTGCATCCCTTTTCATAGTACTTGCCATTTGTTCCTACATGAACTCAAGCTTAGCCGCTACACCTAACCAGTTAAGCTCTGAGTTCTTTACCACAACTGTTGCCTTCCCCAATTTTCCGACCACCCACGACAGCCAGATCAAGGAAAAGGCATTTGCTACTGACAACATTACAACATCTGTTGCCTTGACCATTTCTCCGACCACTGGCGACAGCCAAATCAATGAAAAGTCCTTTGCTACTAAGATCATTACAACATCTGCGCCAGCCACCTATATCCCAGATTCAACATGCACTTCAACCAATCACAAAGTTGCAACTGCACCATCGCCGGAGTTTCCTGTCCTACGCCAGAAGCTTCTTAAGGGTCATACTCAGCCATCTGCTCCAAATCCAGCCACCTATATCCCACCTTCAACAAGCTCTTCAACCAATCACAAAGCTGCATCTGCACCATCGCCGGAGTTCCTTGTCCTACGCCGGAAGCTTATTAAGGGTCATACTCGGCCATCTGCTCCGAACCCAGCCACCTATAATCCTATATCCCACCTTCAACAAGCTCTTTAGCCAATCACAAACCTACACCTGCACCATCGCCGGACTTTCCTGTCCTACGCCGGAAGCTTCTTAAGGGTCATACTCGGCCATCTGCTCCGAATCCAGCCACATATATCCCACCTTCAACAAGCTCTTCAACCAATCACAAAGCTGCACCTGCACCATCGCCAGACTTTCCTGTCCTACGCCGGAAGCTTCTTAAGGGTCATACTCGGCCATCTGCTCCGAACCCAGCCACCTATATCCCACCTTCAACACGCTCTTCAACCAATCACAAAGCTGCACCTGCACCATCGCCGGACTTTCCTGTCCTACGCCGGAAGCTTCTTAAGGGTCATGCTCGGCGATCTGCTCCGAATCCAGGCACCTATATCCCACCTTCAACAAGCTCTTCAACCAATCACAAAGCTACACCTGCACCATCGCCGGAGTTTCCTGTCCTACGCCGGAAGCTTCTTAAGGGTTATACTCGGCCATCTGCTCCGAATCCAGCCACCTATATCCCACCTTCAACAAGCTCTTTAGCCAATCACAAAGCTACACCTGCAGCATCCCCAGGCACAGTACTGTAAGAGAGTCCTCCGCCTCATGCTATGACCTAGCccacatgaatatatatatattccctatcttttctttattaCCGTGCAgtattcaaaaaagaaaaagcattaGCAGACATATATGTAACTGTTTTGGTTCAACTGATGTGTTGTATGGATCATATATGTATGTCATGATAATATGAACTGGGGTTTATATGTGTATGTgctttgtgtgtatgtgtgtgtgtgtgtgtgtgtgtgtgagtgtttgGTTAGCTGCATCAACTTTCAAAGATCAAAGGCTTAGTCTTCTTAagctataaaattttatattacgGAATTCCAAAATTTGATTCTTTGTCTCTTATCTACTTCATAGCAAATCTGTCTGACTGCCGAGAAAATAGAGGGATAAAATGGACATTAAATTCTAGGCCAGACCACAGCGTTAAGAGTATTAAAAAGTTCAGTGCAATTTAAGTGTGATTTGAGTTGAAGTTGGATGAGATGTAGAGcagttttgtattttgtattttgtatttttgggaacaacaaacacaccctaaagtaaaatctaaacaacAGCTTAGACAAGCTTGGCGAGGTCGGCGACCATGCAGGGTCGCCGGCGGGGACGATGCGTCTCAAAGGCTCTTCCGATGGGCTATTGTAATCTACTTCGAAGTGCCTTCAGTATTAGTAACCAGCTCTCTCCATTTTCATGTTAATATATGTATTCGGTGAATCTCTCAAGAAACTTACGTACTCAGAATTTGACACCGACTTAGAGTTAAGAGAGGTGAAAGATGATGGTATTGGAGATAATATTAGAGATTGTAAACTCCAGAATTTGATCACCAGCTGCAGTTGCAGAACGCAGTCGAATGGTGGTCCCCATTTGACAACCTCGTGGAAAAGcccacccaaaaagaaaaaatttaacctGACAAATTAAATCGTgacattttaatttgaactttttttttaacgtaAAAGATAGAAAAACTTTACCtctaattaaatactatcaatatttactaaaaatcattaattgtttttttttttaaatcgttAATAGAGTAACTCATTTGGTGGAGAAAGTAGttgtcttttcttcttcttttcttttcttttcttttcttttttttttttttttttttttttttgatcacaAGTAGTTGTCTTTTCTCAAAATTAGAGAGAGTACAAATTAAAACACAAGaagataacaacaataaaaaaaaaaaaaattttaaacataaataataaatagtgactattttttaaaatatatatacatggtGTTTAGAATATCATCATTTATAAAGTCTAGGgtttacccaaaattttattatgatCCGTAACTTAAATATAAcgcttaattattattttttatttttaatatttgttcaATGTGTTAAAATTGccttttaacattttaaatgtgtcaatttaattattaatattttgatattatgTCAAACTATTCCCTCGTTGAAGGGGGTGGATTGtggatataaaaaataaatatattaaaataataaataaataaataaaacctagaCTAAAGTAtccactgagagagagagagagagctgtcgGTTTTCCCATATAGTTAGGTGGTTCTGTTTCTGTGAACAAAGTAAAAGCTAAAGTGAGTAGGACAGTGAACTGGGAATGGCTTCATTCTCATTCGATATTTATTAGTGTATACAACTGTGTACACGCTCTACAAAGATTTAAaccatttcatcaaaaaaaaaaaaaaaaaaagatttaaaccATGTGCGGTGTGCCAATTGTGATAAATGCCCCACTTGTTCATTTACCTTCACATttatgactctctctctctctctctctctctctctctcacacacacacacacacacacagaggcTCTAGGGATTACCATATGatgttgagacttgagagcaTGTATGTAGCATTGCAATGATGTGGGTGCCACTACCATGTGCTCCTTTTTTTCAGCCATAGCACCAATATACTATACTCTTCCTATAAGGCACCATTTAATTTCAGTCATTATCAGCATTTTAAGTCGGGTGAATACCCAGATTTTTCCCAATCTATCACCcatttaaacaaatattaataataataatgctagaaaaataatttttaaaagtaatcaTCGATtaatagaattaaaaatttgaCAGCAATATCTTTCTCATACAAACAAATTTTCATTTAGAACAGAGAGCTGTAGCTAAGTGGCTTAAATAAACTATGAATCATGTTCTATTGAATTACTAACAAGCAATCCATAAAAGCACGTATAAGCTTACATTCCAATTGAACAGGACATCATTTGGTAATGAAAAATTATCCGTTAGAGTGGTAGGCTAACAAAACTTCTAAAATTCTAGAATGAAGTAAGAaactataagaaatttacaCAAGATAAAAATACCTtagattaacaaaaaaaaaaattggataagaCTGTCATTTTGATTAAATGAAGTAAAGTGACTACATCTACATACAGTAGTAAAGTAGAAGTTTAGCTTCtaccaccaccaaaaaaaaaaaaaaaggggggaagaagaagaagaaggtagaAGCTTAGCTTTTCATTGAGTTCCCTCAACATAGgagaaattatataataaaaaaaaaaaagccaacatTACTTACGATTATAGTACTACCTactaacaatataataaatttctattCCTAGTATTCATTTAATTTGAAAAGTAAGAAAAGTTATCACTTATAAATAATTGGacttattttttgtgaaaattcacGGATTATTTAATGGAGAAATGGagaaagtttagttacaaaattggttgtatcCTAAAtatacaactttactcaataaaataaacattactacatattttgaaaatctaatcgttaaattacatgttcgttacacttttaatacacatgtcaaattttatatcaatcggatattatttgctatatgatctataaacttatattttatgcatgattttaaactacaaaaacttacaatttagataatttattgataacatagttattgatctttaattttttagaaattttgcaagcataaaggatataagaaaaaatgtaatccaatggtggatttgttaaaaatcacctccaataaaaagatattaaggcttagtttggattgggctgaaaaCCAGCACGTCTGTGTCTGCGtttttcccccccttttttttttcatgcgttTTTGAGACTTGTgactactgttcatgcactattcactgaacagtagccgcaaagtttgacttttttaacttttttcagCCAATTAGTGCACATTGTATACTGTTCACGGATccacaaattttacttttcagtaactttttcattaaaaatgggtctcacggtactattcacacatttaaaaattattttactacagtgtttttcagttttcagtttcagtttttagttttcagttgtatccaaacggaccctaagtgaGGTTAAAGcttaag
The sequence above is drawn from the Quercus robur chromosome 7, dhQueRobu3.1, whole genome shotgun sequence genome and encodes:
- the LOC126691536 gene encoding extensin-like, which codes for MNSSLAATPNQLSSEFFTTTVAFPNFPTTHDSQIKEKAFATDNITTSVALTISPTTGDSQINEKSFATKIITTSAPATYIPDSTCTSTNHKVATAPSPEFPVLRQKLLKGHTQPSAPNPATYIPPSTSSSTNHKAASAPSPEFLVLRRKLIKANHKPTPAPSPDFPVLRRKLLKGHTRPSAPNPATYIPPSTSSSTNHKAAPAPSPDFPVLRRKLLKGHTRPSAPNPATYIPPSTRSSTNHKAAPAPSPDFPVLRRKLLKGHARRSAPNPGTYIPPSTSSSTNHKATPAPSPEFPVLRRKLLKGYTRPSAPNPATYIPPSTSSLANHKATPAASPEEEHSPSPSKTPNAESGMAEMGGVPPTLHSHAQQVETIGVGLLTSSEIYFICTNFSAITAASEKLGVQNCTVQQNGK